In Minwuia thermotolerans, the following proteins share a genomic window:
- a CDS encoding Zn-dependent hydrolase, translated as MVEGHNLGIDGDRLWDSLMEMAKIGATEKGGNCRLALTDLDREGRDLFVRWCEEAGCSIRVDRMGNIFARRPGRDDSLAPVMTGSHLDTQPTGGRFDGVYGVLAGLEVVRTLNDLEIETERPVEVAVWTNEEGSRFAPSMIASGVFAGVFDLDYGLACADQDGRTIGEELERIGYAGAEPCGGREIHAFFETHIEQGPILEAEDVTIGVVTGAQGQKWYELEIEGQESHAGPTPMPVRRDALLGAARIVDLVNRIGLDHAPTGCATVGMLNVHPNSRNVIPGRVFMTIDFRHPDPDELAAMDREMRAGVAEIAERSRVGTTIEQIMDLAPLPFDPACVEAVRKGAEALGYSSRAIVSGAGHDACNISRVAPTAMIFIPCIDGISHNEIEDAKPEWIHAGGNVLLRAMLDRAGRT; from the coding sequence ATGGTCGAAGGACACAATCTCGGCATCGATGGCGACCGGCTGTGGGACAGCCTGATGGAGATGGCGAAGATCGGCGCCACCGAGAAAGGCGGCAACTGCCGCCTGGCGCTGACCGATCTCGACCGGGAGGGGCGCGACCTGTTCGTGCGCTGGTGCGAAGAGGCCGGCTGTTCGATCCGCGTCGACCGCATGGGCAACATCTTCGCCCGCCGTCCCGGCCGCGACGACAGCCTGGCGCCGGTGATGACCGGCAGCCATCTCGACACCCAGCCGACGGGCGGCCGCTTCGACGGGGTCTACGGCGTCCTCGCCGGGCTCGAGGTGGTGCGCACGCTCAACGACCTGGAGATCGAGACCGAGCGCCCGGTGGAGGTCGCCGTCTGGACCAACGAGGAAGGCAGCCGCTTCGCGCCGTCGATGATCGCCTCGGGTGTCTTCGCCGGCGTCTTCGACCTGGACTACGGCCTGGCCTGCGCCGACCAGGACGGCCGCACCATCGGCGAGGAACTGGAACGCATCGGCTATGCCGGCGCGGAGCCCTGCGGCGGGCGGGAGATTCACGCCTTCTTCGAAACCCATATCGAACAGGGACCGATTCTGGAGGCCGAGGACGTCACCATCGGCGTCGTCACCGGCGCCCAGGGCCAGAAATGGTACGAGCTGGAGATCGAGGGCCAGGAAAGCCATGCCGGTCCGACGCCCATGCCGGTGCGCCGCGACGCGCTGCTGGGCGCCGCCCGGATCGTCGATCTGGTCAACCGCATCGGTCTGGATCACGCGCCCACCGGCTGCGCCACCGTCGGCATGCTGAACGTCCATCCCAACAGCCGCAACGTCATCCCCGGCCGGGTCTTCATGACCATCGACTTCCGCCATCCGGATCCGGACGAACTGGCGGCCATGGACCGGGAAATGCGGGCCGGCGTGGCGGAAATCGCCGAACGCAGCCGCGTCGGGACGACGATCGAGCAGATCATGGACCTGGCGCCCCTGCCCTTCGATCCGGCCTGCGTCGAGGCGGTGCGCAAGGGCGCGGAAGCGCTGGGCTATTCCTCGCGCGCCATCGTCTCGGGCGCGGGCCATGACGCCTGCAACATCAGCCGCGTCGCGCCCACCGCCATGATCTTCATCCCCTGCATCGACGGCATCAGCCACAACGAGATCGAGGACGCGAAACCGGAATGGATTCACGCCGGCGGCAATGTCCTGCTCCGGGCCATGCTGGACCGCGCGGGACGGACCTGA
- the hemJ gene encoding protoporphyrinogen oxidase HemJ, protein MEDYYIWFKALHLLAVIAWMAGMLYLPRLYVYHADAEPGSDKSETFKVMERRLLRGIMNPAMIATWTFGLLMLYVGFTNEFLTMADGWLHVKLLLVIVMSGLHGMLSAWRKDFAVDRNRRSANFYRIMNEIPTVALIVIVIMAIVKPF, encoded by the coding sequence ATGGAAGACTACTACATCTGGTTCAAGGCGCTGCACCTGCTCGCGGTGATCGCCTGGATGGCCGGCATGCTCTACCTGCCCCGGCTCTACGTCTATCACGCCGACGCCGAGCCCGGCTCCGACAAGTCCGAGACCTTCAAGGTGATGGAGCGGCGCCTGCTGCGCGGCATCATGAATCCGGCGATGATCGCCACCTGGACCTTCGGTCTGCTGATGCTCTATGTCGGCTTCACCAACGAGTTCCTGACCATGGCCGACGGCTGGCTGCACGTGAAACTGCTGCTGGTCATCGTCATGAGCGGCCTGCACGGCATGCTCTCGGCCTGGCGCAAGGACTTCGCCGTCGACCGCAACCGCCGCTCAGCCAATTTCTACCGGATCATGAACGAGATCCCGACCGTCGCCCTGATCGTCATCGTCATCATGGCGATCGTGAAGCCGTTCTGA
- the hemE gene encoding uroporphyrinogen decarboxylase, producing MTDKRLLRALAGEPVDRPPFWFMRQAGRYLPEYRATREQAGDFLELCYNPELAEEVTLQPIRRFGMDAAILFADILLLPQALGREVAFRAGEGPVLEPLTRTEDIPEMNAGRLHDHLGPVYETVGRLSNSLPADVALIGFAGAPWTVATYMVEGGSSKDYAAVKGWAFADGEGFGRLIDVLTEATGAYLKQQIRAGAEVVQIFDTWAGALPAAWLEPLVFGPLRRIVADIHESFPDVPVIGFPRGIGAAAERAAEIEGLAGLSVDWATDPRWAAERLQPHLTVQGNLDPRLVVVGGEPMRAAARDILRALAKGPFIFNLGHGIVPETPPEHVGELSDLVRNWKAE from the coding sequence ATGACTGACAAACGCTTGCTGCGGGCGCTCGCCGGCGAACCGGTAGACCGGCCGCCCTTCTGGTTCATGCGCCAGGCGGGCCGCTACCTGCCCGAATACCGCGCCACGCGCGAACAGGCCGGGGACTTCCTGGAGCTCTGCTACAACCCGGAGCTGGCCGAGGAAGTGACGCTGCAGCCGATCCGGCGGTTCGGAATGGACGCGGCGATCCTGTTCGCCGACATCCTGCTGCTGCCCCAGGCGCTGGGCCGGGAGGTCGCCTTCAGGGCCGGCGAGGGACCGGTGCTGGAGCCGCTGACCCGCACCGAGGATATCCCGGAGATGAATGCCGGCCGGCTGCACGATCATCTGGGCCCGGTCTACGAGACCGTTGGGCGGCTGTCGAACTCCCTGCCCGCCGACGTCGCGCTGATCGGCTTCGCCGGCGCGCCCTGGACGGTCGCCACCTACATGGTCGAAGGCGGCTCGTCGAAGGATTACGCGGCGGTGAAGGGCTGGGCCTTTGCCGACGGGGAAGGATTCGGACGGCTGATCGACGTGCTGACCGAAGCCACCGGCGCCTATCTGAAGCAGCAGATCCGCGCCGGCGCCGAAGTGGTGCAGATCTTCGACACCTGGGCCGGCGCCCTGCCCGCCGCCTGGCTGGAGCCGCTGGTCTTCGGGCCGCTCCGCCGTATCGTCGCCGACATTCACGAGAGCTTTCCCGACGTGCCGGTGATCGGCTTTCCGCGCGGCATCGGCGCGGCGGCCGAACGTGCGGCCGAGATCGAGGGACTCGCCGGGCTTTCGGTCGACTGGGCGACCGATCCCCGCTGGGCGGCGGAACGGCTGCAGCCGCACCTGACCGTGCAGGGCAATCTGGACCCGCGCCTGGTGGTGGTGGGCGGGGAGCCCATGCGGGCGGCGGCGCGCGACATTCTCCGGGCGCTTGCAAAAGGGCCGTTCATCTTCAACCTCGGCCACGGTATCGTGCCGGAGACCCCGCCCGAGCATGTCGGCGAACTCTCCGATCTGGTCCGCAACTGGAAGGCCGAGTGA
- a CDS encoding TauD/TfdA family dioxygenase has translation MSAKPEPPSTQDLPEPPSGPSVWTGREMRARTDWIGHMDRETLSRLEGKVDAFLAGGRPLAEMTAADMADPALERLVGGWRHELLEGRGFLLVRGMPVGEWAHEKTAAAYFGLGLLMGAPRSQNAAGHLLGHVRDLGLSTDDPRVRIYQTTERQTFHTDSCDVVGLLCLKTARTGGESAIVSSMAIYREMYESRPDLLAQLFHSFPTDRRGEIPPGKGPYFEIPVFNHYRGHLSAIYARRYITSAQKFDHARRLTPLEIEALDEFDRLANDPEMNLKMEFRPGDMQFLHNHTILHDRLAYEDWPEPARKRHLLRLWLAVPGARPLPPVYAERYGSVTVGDRGGIVVEGASPTVPLHP, from the coding sequence ATGTCGGCAAAGCCCGAACCGCCATCGACCCAGGACCTGCCGGAGCCCCCTTCGGGCCCGAGCGTCTGGACGGGACGCGAAATGCGCGCCCGGACCGACTGGATCGGCCATATGGATAGGGAGACGCTGTCCCGCCTGGAAGGAAAGGTGGACGCGTTTCTGGCGGGCGGACGGCCGCTGGCCGAGATGACGGCCGCGGACATGGCCGACCCGGCGCTGGAGCGGCTGGTGGGTGGCTGGCGGCATGAGCTGCTGGAGGGCCGGGGCTTCCTGCTGGTCCGTGGAATGCCGGTCGGGGAATGGGCCCACGAGAAGACGGCCGCGGCATATTTCGGGCTGGGGCTGCTGATGGGCGCGCCGCGCAGCCAGAACGCCGCCGGTCACCTGCTGGGCCATGTGCGCGACCTGGGCCTGTCGACGGACGATCCGCGGGTGCGCATCTATCAGACGACCGAGCGCCAGACCTTCCATACCGACAGCTGCGATGTCGTCGGGCTGCTGTGTCTCAAGACTGCCAGGACAGGCGGCGAGTCGGCGATCGTCAGCTCCATGGCGATCTACCGGGAGATGTATGAGAGCCGGCCCGACCTGCTGGCGCAGCTCTTCCACAGCTTTCCGACCGACCGCCGGGGCGAGATCCCGCCGGGCAAGGGCCCGTATTTCGAGATTCCGGTATTCAATCATTACCGGGGTCATCTCTCGGCGATCTACGCCCGGCGCTACATCACCTCGGCGCAGAAGTTCGACCATGCACGGCGTCTGACGCCGCTGGAAATCGAGGCGCTGGATGAGTTCGACCGGCTGGCCAACGATCCGGAGATGAACCTGAAGATGGAGTTCCGCCCGGGCGACATGCAGTTCCTGCACAATCACACCATCCTGCATGACCGGCTGGCCTACGAAGACTGGCCGGAACCGGCGCGCAAGCGCCATCTGCTGCGCCTCTGGCTGGCCGTGCCCGGTGCGCGGCCCTTGCCTCCGGTCTATGCGGAACGCTATGGCAGCGTGACGGTGGGCGACCGCGGCGGCATTGTCGTCGAGGGCGCCAGCCCCACCGTGCCGCTCCATCCATAG
- a CDS encoding pyruvate, water dikinase regulatory protein, which produces MTRFHLHLVSDATGETLTTIVNAAVVQFENAQPVKHLWPMIRNRAQIANVLAGIGQEPGLVLYTLVDAEARAALEEGCRRLGVRHISALDTVMMGLHEFLGEATTGRPGSQHEMNQEYFDRIEAMHYTLSHDDGQQAADLDRADVVLVGVSRSSKTPTSMYLANRGLKVANVPFVPGVALPPELENLRRPLVVGLTTAPERLSQIRRNRLLSLKDTAASDYADQERVKEELLAARRVFARHGWPVIDVTRKSIEETAAAILTLYQRREGERAS; this is translated from the coding sequence ATGACCCGTTTCCATCTGCACCTCGTCTCCGACGCGACCGGCGAGACCCTCACCACGATCGTCAATGCGGCGGTGGTGCAGTTCGAGAACGCCCAGCCGGTCAAGCATCTCTGGCCGATGATCCGCAATCGGGCGCAGATCGCCAACGTGCTGGCGGGCATCGGGCAGGAGCCGGGGCTGGTCCTCTACACCCTGGTCGACGCGGAGGCCCGGGCGGCGCTGGAGGAGGGCTGCCGGCGTCTCGGCGTGCGCCACATCTCGGCTCTCGATACGGTGATGATGGGCCTGCACGAGTTCCTGGGCGAGGCGACGACCGGCCGGCCGGGCAGCCAGCACGAGATGAACCAGGAATATTTCGACCGCATCGAGGCGATGCACTACACGCTCTCCCACGATGACGGGCAGCAGGCGGCGGACCTGGACCGCGCCGATGTCGTGCTGGTCGGCGTCTCGCGCTCGTCGAAGACGCCGACGTCGATGTACCTGGCCAATCGCGGCCTGAAGGTCGCCAACGTGCCCTTCGTGCCGGGCGTCGCCCTGCCGCCCGAGCTGGAAAACCTGCGCCGGCCGCTGGTGGTCGGACTGACCACGGCGCCGGAGCGGCTCAGCCAGATCCGCCGCAACCGCCTGCTTTCGCTGAAGGACACGGCCGCCAGCGACTATGCCGATCAGGAGCGGGTGAAGGAGGAGCTGCTGGCCGCGCGGCGCGTCTTCGCCCGTCATGGCTGGCCGGTCATCGACGTGACGCGCAAGTCGATCGAGGAGACGGCGGCGGCCATATTGACACTCTACCAGCGCCGCGAAGGCGAACGCGCCTCATGA
- a CDS encoding Maf family protein → MTMRLVLGSGSATRRAMLEQAGLVFEIDPPRVDEDAVKAGWTGDAASLAAALARAKALEVSARQPGALVIGADQVLELDGEIFSKPGNRDGAAAHLRRLAGRTHVLRTAMVLARDGAVVFETRSAPALTMRALPETVIESYLEAAPESVWATVGGYQVEGPGIRLFECIDGGWHDILGLPLLVLLGWLRENADE, encoded by the coding sequence ATGACCATGCGTCTGGTGCTGGGTTCGGGCAGCGCGACGCGGCGCGCCATGCTGGAACAGGCCGGCCTCGTGTTCGAGATCGATCCGCCGCGGGTCGACGAGGACGCGGTAAAGGCAGGTTGGACCGGCGACGCGGCCTCTCTCGCCGCCGCGCTGGCCCGCGCCAAGGCGCTGGAGGTCTCGGCCCGCCAGCCTGGCGCGCTGGTGATCGGCGCCGACCAGGTGCTCGAACTCGACGGCGAGATCTTCTCCAAGCCGGGAAACCGCGATGGCGCCGCCGCCCACCTCCGCCGCTTGGCCGGCCGCACCCATGTGTTGAGGACGGCCATGGTCCTGGCGCGCGACGGGGCGGTCGTCTTCGAGACGCGGAGCGCGCCGGCGCTGACCATGCGGGCCTTGCCGGAGACGGTGATCGAAAGCTATCTGGAGGCCGCGCCGGAAAGCGTCTGGGCGACCGTGGGCGGCTACCAGGTCGAGGGTCCCGGCATCCGCCTGTTCGAGTGTATCGACGGCGGCTGGCACGATATTCTGGGTCTGCCCCTGCTTGTGCTGCTGGGCTGGCTGAGGGAGAACGCGGATGAGTGA
- a CDS encoding shikimate dehydrogenase, with translation MSDGAPTGAARVAGVTGWPVEHSLSPRLHGFWLRRHGVDGVYAPFPVAAAAFETAIRGLAAAGLSGVNVTVPHKRRAFEIADELDAAARAIGAVNTLVFRDGRILGRNTDAPGFMANLRQHGVDPAVGPVTVMGAGGAARAALHALVQAGAPDIRLVNRTPESARKLAEEFGNTAITVQPYPVSQAVLSDTALLVNTTSLGMTGQAALDIDLTPLPAQAVVHDIVYVPLETPLLAAARGRGLKTVDGLGMLLHQAAPAFEAFYGVRPEVDAALRRHLLEVL, from the coding sequence ATGAGTGATGGCGCGCCCACTGGCGCCGCGAGAGTGGCCGGCGTCACCGGCTGGCCGGTCGAGCACAGCCTGTCGCCCAGGCTGCACGGCTTCTGGCTGCGCCGCCATGGCGTCGACGGCGTCTATGCGCCCTTTCCCGTCGCCGCGGCCGCATTCGAGACGGCGATCCGCGGTCTCGCGGCCGCCGGACTGTCGGGCGTCAACGTCACCGTGCCCCACAAGCGCCGCGCCTTCGAGATCGCCGACGAACTGGACGCGGCGGCCCGCGCCATCGGCGCGGTGAACACGCTGGTCTTCCGCGACGGCCGCATCCTCGGCCGCAATACCGATGCACCTGGCTTCATGGCCAATCTGCGCCAGCACGGCGTCGACCCCGCGGTAGGACCCGTTACCGTCATGGGCGCCGGGGGCGCCGCACGGGCGGCCCTACATGCGTTGGTTCAGGCGGGCGCGCCGGACATACGCCTGGTCAACAGGACACCCGAAAGCGCGAGGAAGCTGGCTGAAGAGTTCGGCAATACCGCCATCACAGTACAGCCCTACCCGGTTTCGCAGGCGGTTCTGAGCGATACGGCCCTTCTGGTCAACACCACATCCCTTGGTATGACCGGACAGGCGGCGCTGGATATAGACCTGACCCCGCTGCCCGCGCAGGCGGTGGTCCACGACATCGTCTATGTCCCGCTGGAGACGCCGCTGCTGGCGGCCGCGCGCGGGCGCGGGCTGAAGACGGTGGACGGGCTGGGCATGCTGCTCCATCAGGCGGCGCCGGCCTTCGAAGCGTTCTACGGCGTGCGCCCCGAGGTCGACGCGGCGCTGCGCCGACATCTGCTGGAGGTACTCTGA
- the coaE gene encoding dephospho-CoA kinase (Dephospho-CoA kinase (CoaE) performs the final step in coenzyme A biosynthesis.) codes for MVYVVGLTGSIGMGKSTVAGMFRDEGVPVWDADAAVHELYSPGGAAVEPVGERFPGVVVDGAVDREKLSHRVVADDEAIRDLEEIVHPLVGQHRQRFFAECEAAGHDIVVVDVPLLFETGGEARMDAVVVVSAGEDQQRERVLARPNMTEAKFEAILARQTPDHEKRERAHHVIDTAVTHDETTAQVKALVAELRREAQSR; via the coding sequence ATGGTCTACGTGGTCGGTCTCACCGGCTCCATCGGCATGGGCAAGTCCACCGTCGCCGGGATGTTCCGCGACGAGGGCGTGCCGGTCTGGGATGCCGACGCCGCGGTGCACGAACTCTACAGCCCCGGCGGCGCGGCGGTGGAACCCGTCGGCGAACGCTTTCCCGGCGTCGTGGTCGACGGTGCGGTCGACCGCGAGAAGCTGAGCCACCGCGTCGTCGCCGACGACGAGGCGATCCGCGATCTGGAGGAGATCGTGCATCCGCTGGTGGGCCAGCACCGCCAGCGCTTCTTCGCCGAATGCGAGGCGGCGGGCCACGACATCGTCGTGGTCGATGTGCCCCTGCTGTTCGAGACCGGCGGCGAGGCGCGCATGGACGCCGTGGTGGTGGTCAGTGCCGGGGAAGATCAGCAGCGCGAGCGCGTGCTGGCGCGGCCGAACATGACCGAGGCGAAGTTCGAGGCGATCCTGGCCCGGCAGACCCCCGACCACGAGAAGCGCGAGCGCGCGCACCACGTCATCGACACCGCCGTGACGCACGATGAAACGACCGCCCAGGTGAAGGCGCTCGTGGCCGAACTGCGCCGCGAAGCGCAATCGCGGTGA
- the dnaQ gene encoding DNA polymerase III subunit epsilon, producing MREIILDTETTGLDPNDGHRIVEIGCLELVDRVWTGRTWQQYVNPERAMTDDAYRVHGISDADLADKPKFAEIAEEFLAFVDGAPIVAHNAAFDMKFLNWELTKIGREPLPMDRVVDTLAIARKRFPGAANSLDALCRRFEVDNTDRTLHGALIDSRLLADVYYHLVGVKQAGLTFGEDQGEGAAGPARRYRAPRPHAPTEAELAAHAAFLESHVSAAIWLKN from the coding sequence ATGCGCGAGATCATCCTGGACACGGAAACCACGGGCCTGGACCCGAATGACGGCCACCGCATCGTCGAGATCGGCTGTCTGGAACTGGTCGACCGCGTCTGGACCGGGCGGACCTGGCAGCAATACGTCAATCCCGAACGCGCCATGACCGACGACGCCTATCGCGTGCACGGCATCTCCGACGCCGATCTGGCGGACAAGCCGAAGTTCGCCGAGATCGCCGAAGAATTCCTGGCCTTCGTCGACGGCGCCCCGATCGTCGCTCACAACGCCGCCTTCGACATGAAGTTCCTGAACTGGGAGCTGACCAAGATCGGCCGCGAGCCCCTGCCGATGGACCGGGTGGTCGACACCCTGGCCATCGCCCGCAAGCGCTTTCCGGGCGCGGCGAACAGCCTCGACGCGCTGTGCCGGCGTTTCGAGGTCGACAACACCGACCGCACGCTGCACGGGGCGCTGATCGATTCCCGGCTGCTGGCGGACGTCTACTACCACCTGGTGGGGGTCAAGCAGGCGGGCCTGACCTTCGGCGAGGACCAGGGCGAAGGCGCGGCGGGCCCGGCGCGGCGCTACCGCGCGCCCAGGCCGCATGCGCCGACCGAGGCCGAACTCGCGGCCCACGCCGCCTTTCTGGAGAGCCATGTCAGCGCGGCGATCTGGCTGAAAAACTGA
- the rho gene encoding transcription termination factor Rho encodes MNLRELKAKSPTELLEMAEELEIENASTMRKQDMQFAILKQLAEDGEEITGVGVLETLSDGFGFLRSAESNYLPGSDDIYVSPNQIRRFSLRTGDTVEGEIRSPKDGERYFALLKVAKINFEDPEAVRHKVAFDNLTPLYPDERLHMEFADPTKKDLSNRVIELVTPIGKGQRALIVAPPRTGKTVLMQNIAHAIESNHPDVYLIVLLIDERPEEVTDMSRSVQGEVISSTFDEPAARHVQVAEMVIEKAKRLVEHKRDVVILLDSITRLARAYNTVVPSSGKVLTGGVDANALQRPKRFFGAARNIEEGGSLTIIATALIDTGSRMDEVIFEEFKGTGNSEIILDRKLADKRTFPAIDITRSGTRKEELLVDKSTLTKMWVLRRILQPMGVTDAMEFLLGKLKDSKTNQDFFDSMNT; translated from the coding sequence ATGAACCTACGCGAATTGAAGGCGAAATCGCCCACCGAACTCCTCGAGATGGCCGAGGAGCTGGAGATCGAGAACGCGTCCACCATGCGCAAGCAGGACATGCAGTTCGCGATCCTGAAGCAGCTTGCCGAGGACGGTGAGGAAATCACCGGCGTCGGCGTGCTCGAAACCCTCTCCGACGGTTTCGGATTCCTGCGCTCGGCGGAGTCGAACTATCTGCCCGGCTCCGACGACATCTACGTCAGTCCCAACCAGATCCGCCGCTTCTCGCTCAGGACCGGCGACACGGTCGAGGGCGAGATCCGCTCGCCCAAGGACGGCGAGCGCTATTTCGCCCTGCTCAAGGTCGCCAAGATCAACTTCGAGGATCCGGAAGCGGTCCGCCACAAGGTCGCCTTCGACAATCTCACGCCCCTCTATCCCGACGAGCGGCTGCACATGGAGTTTGCGGATCCGACCAAGAAGGATCTTTCCAACCGGGTGATCGAGCTGGTCACCCCGATCGGCAAGGGCCAGCGCGCGCTGATCGTTGCGCCGCCGCGCACGGGCAAGACGGTGCTGATGCAGAACATCGCCCACGCCATCGAATCCAACCACCCTGACGTCTACCTGATCGTGCTGCTGATCGACGAACGGCCCGAGGAAGTCACCGACATGTCCCGCTCCGTGCAGGGCGAGGTGATCTCGTCGACCTTCGACGAGCCGGCGGCGCGCCACGTCCAGGTCGCGGAAATGGTGATCGAGAAGGCCAAGCGCCTGGTCGAGCACAAGCGCGACGTGGTCATCCTGCTGGACTCCATCACCCGCCTGGCGCGCGCCTACAACACCGTGGTGCCGTCGTCGGGCAAGGTGCTGACCGGCGGCGTGGATGCCAACGCCCTGCAGCGCCCGAAGCGCTTCTTCGGCGCCGCGCGCAATATCGAGGAAGGCGGCTCGCTGACCATCATCGCGACCGCCCTGATCGACACCGGCAGCCGCATGGACGAGGTGATCTTCGAGGAGTTCAAGGGCACCGGCAACTCCGAGATCATCCTGGACCGCAAGCTGGCCGACAAGCGCACCTTCCCGGCGATCGACATCACGCGCTCCGGCACCCGCAAGGAGGAGCTGCTGGTCGACAAGAGCACGCTGACGAAGATGTGGGTGCTGCGCCGCATCCTGCAGCCCATGGGCGTCACCGACGCCATGGAGTTCCTGCTCGGCAAGCTGAAGGACAGCAAGACCAACCAGGACTTCTTCGATTCGATGAACACCTGA